In one window of Chloroflexota bacterium DNA:
- a CDS encoding M36 family metallopeptidase, with protein sequence MPKLNPSQDMRTTYDEETGAVRSFFGTELVEVPAGATLEAKKAPEQFLKANKDLFKLDGISLTETETVEGSSTRSVRYQQEHNTLPVYGAEMVVSMRKSDNQISSAVNGIDYDLPPSLGPAQAQLTEDAVIEQLTDRFETRFDTLEFGTPNLFVYRHRPVDADGVMNAPAIRGEMLGLTEGTVGQPYLVWQVFMDTTGPDGQWELLVDASNGKLVAVKDRRRYATLKGNVFWPDPIRSSQNDNLSWSTLESTLNNELKEVDLLNLTSPSNGKYKLEGTWVKNAERESPTFAPPEATSNFKFTAKKRKLLNVMVYFYLDELIRYLRDRNLTAYNNAATSAIEVDPQGFSGEDNSHFVVPVSGSMFIAFGEGGVPDAADPGVIVHEYGHALHYLIGSEQTSYEEGFNDFLAAAWLDRFNVHQFQREEAMPWDQHFSGTSHWGPTRRMDLSHRFDDSGFAGYGMYLKGNVLATALWDIFLNIGGDSDIAAVREAAANRVISTYMEMLTTVVDNTSSTNQFNHARVLANALIAIDGNRTGGLHKKVIWDAFRRRGLWTNLTQIGNVDLYIRDSAGDTGAHASPQVHWHSPDIWVRNNPPPADPTDPTDPNFGENPDDGHQPPINNVPNYLYVNVHNRGTQAAQAGTFSVEAFNCNPGTGMLWPTHFNSMGTLTITQAIPASGSARIGPFIWTPQIVDHECLLAVVNGASDPAITATVSGVVDHWKLVRFDNNVGQRNVSPQNAVPGGKTKTSFMIRGTTHPSINTLNIDASELPSDTSFTLRLARTLVDEAASMSGFQVQSSNSRWMYLSLEGGAIGRLEDFPLATREEKNVSMEIDFSHQAEDMKVYPIVIGQEQDGVLAGQLTIEITAVKESEDYVYGNPRSMELHTIHCPYWPRISQKNKIPFARVQDGLARGYDGCAFCLPEYHID encoded by the coding sequence ATGCCGAAGCTAAACCCCAGCCAGGACATGAGAACGACCTACGATGAAGAAACGGGCGCCGTTCGCAGCTTCTTCGGAACAGAACTGGTAGAAGTGCCGGCGGGCGCTACGCTCGAAGCCAAAAAGGCACCAGAGCAGTTTCTGAAAGCCAACAAGGACCTGTTCAAACTGGATGGAATTTCCCTCACGGAAACGGAGACCGTGGAGGGCAGTTCGACGCGCTCCGTACGTTACCAGCAGGAACACAATACGCTGCCCGTTTACGGGGCTGAGATGGTGGTCTCGATGCGCAAATCGGACAATCAGATCAGCTCGGCGGTCAACGGTATCGACTACGATCTACCACCCTCGTTGGGGCCGGCGCAAGCCCAATTGACAGAAGACGCCGTCATTGAGCAACTGACGGACCGTTTCGAGACGCGTTTCGATACCTTGGAATTCGGGACACCCAATCTTTTTGTCTACCGCCATCGCCCGGTGGACGCGGATGGTGTCATGAATGCTCCAGCCATTCGCGGTGAAATGCTCGGCCTGACCGAAGGCACCGTGGGGCAACCTTACCTGGTCTGGCAAGTATTCATGGATACCACCGGACCAGATGGCCAGTGGGAGCTGTTGGTAGACGCGAGCAACGGTAAGCTGGTTGCAGTCAAGGACCGGCGCCGGTATGCCACTCTAAAGGGAAACGTCTTCTGGCCAGATCCAATTCGCAGTTCCCAGAACGACAACCTGAGTTGGAGCACCCTCGAAAGCACCCTCAACAATGAATTGAAGGAAGTCGATCTTCTCAATCTGACATCGCCCTCCAACGGCAAGTACAAGCTGGAAGGCACATGGGTGAAAAACGCCGAGCGGGAATCGCCGACATTCGCTCCGCCAGAGGCTACGAGCAACTTCAAATTCACCGCCAAGAAACGCAAGCTCCTGAACGTCATGGTCTACTTCTATCTGGACGAATTGATCAGGTACCTGCGGGATCGCAATCTCACGGCCTATAACAACGCCGCAACCAGCGCCATCGAAGTTGATCCGCAGGGGTTCTCAGGCGAGGATAACTCCCATTTCGTAGTGCCGGTCAGTGGTTCCATGTTCATCGCCTTTGGCGAAGGTGGTGTACCAGATGCCGCAGATCCAGGTGTGATTGTGCACGAGTATGGGCATGCATTGCACTACCTGATCGGATCAGAACAAACCAGCTACGAAGAGGGCTTTAACGACTTCCTGGCGGCAGCATGGCTGGACCGTTTCAATGTGCATCAGTTTCAGCGCGAGGAAGCCATGCCCTGGGATCAGCACTTCAGTGGCACGAGCCACTGGGGACCCACCAGGCGGATGGACCTGAGCCATCGCTTCGACGACAGCGGTTTCGCGGGCTATGGCATGTACCTCAAGGGCAATGTGCTGGCGACGGCTCTGTGGGATATCTTCCTCAACATCGGCGGGGACTCCGACATCGCCGCTGTGCGTGAAGCAGCTGCAAACAGAGTAATCAGCACCTACATGGAGATGTTGACCACGGTGGTTGACAACACGAGCTCAACCAACCAGTTCAATCATGCCAGGGTATTGGCCAACGCTCTGATCGCCATCGATGGCAACCGGACGGGCGGACTCCACAAAAAGGTCATCTGGGATGCCTTCCGTCGGCGTGGCTTATGGACCAACCTGACCCAGATTGGCAACGTTGATCTCTACATTCGCGACAGCGCCGGTGACACCGGTGCCCATGCCAGTCCCCAGGTGCATTGGCACTCCCCGGACATCTGGGTACGCAACAATCCGCCGCCGGCAGACCCAACAGATCCAACCGATCCGAATTTCGGCGAGAACCCGGACGACGGGCACCAACCCCCCATCAACAATGTCCCGAACTATCTCTATGTGAACGTCCACAACCGGGGAACGCAAGCGGCGCAGGCCGGCACCTTTTCAGTAGAGGCATTCAACTGCAATCCTGGCACTGGCATGCTCTGGCCAACCCACTTCAACAGCATGGGCACGCTGACCATTACCCAGGCCATTCCGGCGAGCGGTTCAGCGCGGATCGGCCCCTTCATCTGGACACCACAGATTGTAGATCACGAATGTCTGCTCGCTGTGGTGAACGGGGCAAGTGATCCCGCCATCACCGCTACCGTTTCCGGTGTGGTCGATCACTGGAAACTGGTGCGCTTTGACAACAACGTTGGTCAACGAAACGTCAGCCCGCAGAACGCGGTGCCAGGCGGCAAGACCAAGACCAGCTTCATGATCCGCGGGACCACTCATCCCTCGATCAACACACTCAATATCGACGCAAGCGAACTGCCTTCCGATACCAGCTTCACCCTGCGTCTGGCTCGAACCCTGGTCGATGAGGCCGCCAGCATGTCCGGCTTCCAGGTTCAGAGTTCTAACAGCCGCTGGATGTATTTGAGCCTGGAAGGTGGCGCTATCGGCCGACTGGAAGACTTCCCCCTGGCGACCCGTGAGGAGAAAAATGTGTCGATGGAAATCGACTTCTCTCACCAGGCCGAGGATATGAAGGTCTATCCCATTGTCATCGGGCAGGAGCAGGATGGTGTTCTGGCCGGGCAATTGACGATCGAAATCACGGCGGTGAAGGAGTCGGAAGACTACGTATATGGCAACCCACGCAGCATGGAGTTGCACACGATTCACTGCCCCTACTGGCCTCGCATCAGCCAGAAAAACAAGATCCCGTTCGCCAGAGTTCAGGACGGACTGGCTCGTGGTTACGATGGCTGCGCTTTCTGCCTGCCAGAATACCATATCGACTGA
- the alaS gene encoding alanine--tRNA ligase: protein MKIAPPRTASDVRQAFLDFFEEYGHTHVASAPLVPQGDDTLLFVNAGMVQFKDTFLGLEKRPYDRAASSQKCMRVSGKHNDLEEVGPSPRHHTFFEMLGNFSFGDYFKRDAILFAWQCLTRVFAIPEDRLVITVFKDDDDALAVWRDEIGIPLDRIMRMGEKTNFWSMGDTGPTGPTSELHYDQGADACTCGDPKCSVALDNECERWLEVWNLVFMQYNQHADGTRTPLAQHGVDTGMGFERLVSILQGVDNNYDTDVFQPIMRRVQEMLRHSDQQMQAETVAYRVIADHSRAITFLIADGVLPGNEGRNYILRLVLRRAARFGRLLGFKEPFLSDVSQVVIDTMGGVYPEIVERSQFILDTIRYEEERFLRTLDVGLSLVDNLVQQLTEQGETTMPGDEVFKLWDTFGFPLDLTRDIAEESGLTIDMVGYQKALEKQRRRARAAAHFGAAEGEDLSVYVQALDRLPDGGVDHLYLLDTQLPAEVAGIVADGVLVDQVEAGQEVEIILSSTPFYVEAGGQVSDTGAISEDCDHPRWQVDVSDTRCPIPGVIVHAGRVARGVVSTGDRAMAAVDLARRADIARNHSATHILHSALHGELGDHARQAGSLVAPDRFRFDFTHPSAVSDEQLQRIEQAVNDAVFRNDPVTARWTTYREALDSGAMALFGEKYGDEVRVVEIGPASDKWSKELCGGTHVRNAGEIGAFHIVSEGSVGSGARRIEAVTGRGAQQYLQERLALLKHTAAILGVPEGEVARRARALVDQASAQQKEITRLQDRLARQEFEGLLNQVVQVDGIDVLAAQVNAANANIMATMTDWFRDQLPSGVVVLGAAINGKPNFIASVTDDLVTKGMHAGKLVKAVAEQVGGGGGGRPTMARAGGTDLAGLQSAIRSVPGLVSEQLSDSQG, encoded by the coding sequence ATGAAGATCGCCCCACCGCGAACAGCGTCCGATGTTCGCCAGGCTTTTTTGGATTTCTTCGAAGAATATGGCCACACCCATGTGGCGAGTGCGCCCCTGGTGCCTCAAGGGGATGATACCCTGTTGTTCGTCAACGCGGGGATGGTCCAGTTCAAGGATACCTTCCTGGGCCTGGAAAAACGCCCCTATGATCGGGCCGCGTCGAGCCAGAAGTGCATGCGCGTTAGTGGCAAACACAATGATCTCGAAGAGGTCGGTCCATCCCCAAGACACCATACCTTTTTTGAGATGCTGGGAAACTTCTCCTTTGGCGACTATTTCAAACGGGATGCCATCTTGTTCGCCTGGCAATGTCTCACCAGGGTGTTTGCCATTCCCGAGGATCGTCTGGTCATCACTGTCTTTAAGGATGACGATGATGCATTGGCCGTATGGCGTGACGAAATCGGTATTCCCCTCGATCGAATCATGCGAATGGGGGAAAAGACCAACTTCTGGTCGATGGGCGATACCGGCCCAACAGGCCCAACAAGTGAGCTGCACTATGATCAGGGAGCGGATGCCTGCACCTGCGGCGACCCCAAGTGCAGCGTGGCGCTGGATAACGAGTGTGAACGCTGGCTGGAAGTCTGGAATCTGGTTTTCATGCAGTACAACCAGCATGCCGACGGCACCCGCACGCCGCTGGCCCAACATGGTGTCGACACCGGCATGGGTTTCGAGCGGCTGGTCAGTATTCTCCAGGGTGTCGACAACAACTACGACACCGATGTCTTTCAACCGATTATGCGGCGCGTCCAGGAGATGCTGAGACATAGTGACCAGCAGATGCAGGCTGAGACGGTCGCCTATCGCGTGATTGCCGATCATTCCCGGGCGATCACCTTCCTCATTGCCGACGGGGTCCTGCCTGGCAATGAAGGCCGTAACTATATCTTGCGCCTGGTCCTGAGGCGAGCGGCCAGGTTTGGCCGGCTGCTTGGTTTTAAAGAACCCTTCCTTTCCGACGTGTCGCAAGTAGTGATCGATACGATGGGCGGCGTCTACCCGGAAATCGTCGAACGTTCACAGTTCATTCTGGACACGATCCGCTACGAGGAGGAGCGATTCCTTCGCACGCTGGACGTGGGTCTTAGCCTGGTTGACAATCTCGTCCAACAGCTAACGGAGCAGGGCGAGACGACGATGCCTGGCGACGAGGTATTCAAGCTCTGGGATACCTTTGGTTTCCCCTTGGACCTGACCCGCGATATCGCTGAGGAAAGCGGCTTGACCATCGATATGGTGGGCTACCAGAAGGCTCTGGAGAAACAGCGCAGGCGTGCCCGGGCAGCCGCCCACTTTGGTGCGGCCGAGGGCGAGGATCTTTCAGTATACGTGCAAGCTCTCGATCGTTTGCCCGATGGTGGCGTCGATCATCTTTATCTGTTGGACACGCAACTGCCAGCCGAGGTCGCAGGCATTGTCGCCGACGGCGTCCTGGTCGACCAGGTGGAGGCGGGGCAGGAGGTGGAAATCATCCTGTCAAGCACCCCCTTCTACGTGGAGGCCGGCGGTCAGGTGAGTGACACCGGAGCCATTAGCGAGGATTGCGATCATCCCCGGTGGCAGGTGGATGTGAGCGACACCCGCTGTCCCATTCCCGGTGTCATCGTTCATGCCGGACGTGTGGCGCGTGGCGTGGTTTCCACCGGCGATCGTGCGATGGCCGCGGTTGATCTGGCGCGCCGGGCAGATATAGCTCGCAATCATTCCGCCACCCACATCCTGCACAGTGCACTGCACGGGGAGTTGGGGGATCATGCTCGCCAGGCGGGGTCATTGGTGGCACCCGACCGCTTCCGCTTTGATTTTACCCATCCCTCTGCGGTCAGCGATGAACAATTGCAGCGCATCGAGCAGGCGGTCAACGACGCCGTATTCAGGAATGATCCGGTGACCGCCCGGTGGACTACCTACCGGGAAGCACTGGATAGCGGCGCGATGGCGCTCTTCGGAGAAAAATACGGCGACGAAGTGAGGGTAGTGGAAATCGGGCCAGCGAGCGACAAGTGGAGCAAGGAGCTTTGTGGCGGCACTCATGTCAGGAACGCCGGTGAAATCGGCGCATTCCATATTGTCAGCGAGGGCAGCGTCGGTTCCGGCGCCCGCCGCATTGAGGCGGTGACTGGTCGCGGCGCACAGCAGTACCTGCAGGAACGTCTTGCGCTTCTCAAGCATACCGCAGCTATCCTGGGAGTACCGGAAGGGGAGGTGGCCCGAAGAGCAAGGGCATTGGTCGATCAGGCCTCGGCTCAACAAAAGGAGATCACTCGTCTCCAGGACAGGTTGGCTCGTCAGGAGTTCGAAGGCTTGTTGAACCAGGTCGTCCAGGTAGATGGTATCGACGTGCTGGCTGCCCAGGTAAATGCTGCCAATGCCAACATCATGGCTACGATGACCGATTGGTTCCGCGATCAGTTGCCTTCCGGTGTGGTTGTCCTGGGTGCAGCGATCAACGGCAAACCCAATTTCATAGCTTCTGTAACGGATGATCTTGTGACAAAGGGAATGCATGCCGGAAAGCTGGTTAAAGCGGTGGCCGAGCAGGTAGGCGGCGGCGGTGGTGGCCGGCCTACCATGGCCAGGGCAGGCGGCACAGATTTGGCAGGATTGCAGTCAGCCATTCGGTCGGTACCTGGGCTGGTTTCGGAACAACTCTCCGACTCCCAGGGTTGA
- a CDS encoding baseplate J/gp47 family protein, whose product MSDDFQTASPQSGQASLQPALSVVEVPEDISAAAVRQVLLQHAGSRIALVFRSNPGANDAAAGVTRGWAQIQREGRPSDEAGLVLFQVLRRQADAQGSQVAIVTRNERLRTQANDAGLPVFSTVDGAQDHSWNMGRSHLDYTPPGPSRNQRDTISSQRRAWLPSRFRRVEVSQGRPGSTSPLLEVFALAAVLFLSVAAVSALLAFVVPLASVKLVPAQEPIAHRISLVARTDAETAEYGKLLIPARRIGQRVEGDGTIEATGNRSAPDQPAVGQVVFTNRSSQPQEIPAGTVVATSTGANVRFETLEPALLEGGSGARVPVAVQALEPGSAGNVRAFSVNTVEGPMALSLNVINPANMAGGTVKQVAVVTQADKDRLRSQVLQRVTQEAYVALGDLLDEGEFVPPDTVGSLVVAETYDRFTDEEADQVSLRLRLLATGIAVDGASAEEFALRALGDEIPRRGRLLSESIGFTRGSETVSFDGEDNAEIAFDMTASGVAVIDIDPAAVRATIRGLPEGEAVGQLQQNWRLQSPPELTLGPEWVLPVLRELDFNWLPVQVADRVPWLPFRTQVRVEFIG is encoded by the coding sequence ATGAGTGACGACTTCCAAACAGCTTCACCACAATCCGGGCAAGCATCGCTCCAGCCTGCTCTCTCCGTGGTTGAAGTGCCGGAAGATATCTCGGCAGCAGCCGTGCGCCAGGTTTTGCTGCAACACGCGGGCAGTCGAATTGCCCTGGTCTTCAGGTCGAATCCAGGTGCTAACGATGCGGCCGCTGGCGTTACCAGGGGATGGGCACAGATTCAGCGGGAGGGGCGGCCTTCCGACGAGGCAGGCCTGGTGCTGTTTCAGGTTTTGCGTCGACAGGCCGATGCACAGGGCAGTCAAGTTGCCATCGTTACACGCAACGAGCGCTTGCGTACCCAGGCCAACGATGCCGGTTTGCCCGTTTTCAGCACGGTCGATGGCGCGCAGGATCATAGCTGGAACATGGGCCGTTCCCATTTGGACTACACCCCTCCCGGACCGTCCAGGAACCAGCGAGACACAATCAGCAGTCAGCGCAGGGCATGGTTGCCTTCGCGTTTTCGGCGTGTAGAAGTCTCCCAGGGGCGGCCGGGATCGACATCGCCCCTTCTGGAAGTGTTTGCGCTGGCTGCTGTGCTTTTCCTGAGTGTGGCCGCTGTTTCGGCCCTTTTGGCGTTCGTGGTGCCGTTGGCATCGGTCAAACTGGTGCCTGCCCAGGAGCCTATTGCCCATCGGATTTCCCTGGTTGCCCGCACCGATGCCGAGACTGCTGAATACGGTAAGCTTCTGATACCCGCCCGCCGAATTGGCCAACGGGTAGAGGGGGATGGCACGATCGAGGCTACCGGCAACCGTTCGGCTCCCGATCAGCCGGCGGTCGGGCAGGTCGTATTCACCAATCGCAGTTCCCAGCCCCAGGAGATCCCGGCAGGCACCGTGGTCGCTACCTCTACCGGCGCCAACGTCCGTTTTGAGACGCTGGAACCGGCATTGCTGGAGGGAGGCAGCGGTGCCCGGGTGCCCGTGGCGGTGCAGGCGCTCGAGCCAGGATCGGCAGGAAACGTGCGAGCCTTTTCGGTCAATACGGTCGAGGGGCCGATGGCATTGTCGCTAAATGTCATTAATCCGGCCAACATGGCCGGCGGTACCGTCAAGCAGGTGGCCGTGGTAACCCAGGCAGATAAGGATCGGCTACGAAGCCAGGTGTTGCAGCGGGTGACACAAGAGGCCTACGTGGCCCTGGGTGATTTGCTGGACGAGGGTGAGTTTGTACCCCCCGATACGGTTGGAAGCCTGGTTGTTGCCGAGACATACGACCGCTTTACGGACGAGGAAGCCGATCAGGTGAGCCTTCGACTGCGCCTTCTTGCTACCGGAATCGCCGTTGACGGGGCCTCTGCTGAGGAATTTGCCCTCCGTGCGCTGGGCGATGAGATTCCCCGGCGAGGACGGCTGCTTTCCGAGTCCATTGGTTTCACCCGGGGAAGCGAGACTGTTTCCTTCGACGGGGAAGATAACGCGGAAATCGCTTTTGATATGACCGCCAGCGGCGTTGCGGTAATCGACATCGATCCCGCCGCGGTGCGGGCCACGATTCGAGGGCTCCCGGAGGGGGAGGCTGTCGGCCAGCTCCAGCAAAACTGGCGACTGCAATCGCCTCCTGAGTTGACCCTGGGACCCGAATGGGTGCTTCCTGTGCTGCGAGAGCTGGATTTCAACTGGTTGCCTGTGCAGGTGGCGGACCGGGTGCCCTGGCTGCCATTTCGGACCCAGGTTCGGGTCGAGTTCATCGGTTAG
- the ruvX gene encoding Holliday junction resolvase RuvX, translated as MAIDTGERRVGVAICDARQVLATPLSVLTRRSKAEDFQRLGHIARENEIVGLLVGLPLNADGSAGTQARQAARYGHRLASSLALPVILWDEYGSSQEAARRLAVTGRRSNRAHIDAEAAAIILQDYLNRASIAAVQGQTEETRKQVDKEQGNK; from the coding sequence ATGGCCATTGACACCGGAGAGCGACGGGTTGGCGTTGCAATCTGCGATGCCCGCCAGGTTCTGGCAACGCCGCTGTCGGTGTTGACCAGGCGTTCAAAGGCTGAGGATTTCCAAAGGCTTGGACACATTGCCAGGGAAAACGAGATCGTTGGGCTGTTGGTTGGTCTTCCGCTCAACGCTGATGGCAGTGCTGGAACCCAGGCCAGACAGGCTGCCCGTTATGGGCATCGACTTGCTAGTTCCCTGGCCTTACCAGTGATTCTTTGGGATGAATATGGCTCCAGCCAGGAGGCAGCCAGGCGGCTTGCAGTAACTGGCAGGCGTTCGAACCGCGCCCATATCGACGCCGAAGCGGCTGCCATCATTCTGCAGGATTACCTGAATAGGGCGTCCATTGCAGCAGTTCAAGGGCAGACTGAGGAAACAAGGAAACAGGTAGACAAGGAACAGGGAAACAAGTAA
- the mltG gene encoding endolytic transglycosylase MltG, translated as MTESKQTDTQGNIKRRTVGSAPEPRTLPRRARKPLYVGQKPAPAERKPLPWYVRLLDPRIYLKLAISLVALSAVGLMLVVGGQHLNQQWEAKPEPALGLVRPGQATGEALSLDNLEDTLIGLYLRMQQSSLTAAPGASDAPVPFFIDSGETATSVADRLAEMGLISDADLFRLYMRYNGIDQKLEAGDFVLAPNMTMPEIAQSLQRALVQEVVVTVPEGWRAEQVADMLAEEGIMDADGFMAAVRAGDPMALGLGEYDFLADRPLSASLEGYLFPDTYRVPAKSDPADLLGVMLDNFDAKISSEMRAAAVASGLSLYQALILASIVEREAVQADERPLIASVYRNRLSGACDEEVGGLYLQADPTVQYARGRPGDWWWKPQSIEDYQHVQDPYNTYLYPGLPPGPIATPGLSALESTIRPAETQYCFFVATGDEGRHVFARTLAEHEANVAAYQSQ; from the coding sequence ATGACCGAATCGAAACAGACCGATACCCAAGGCAATATCAAGCGGCGAACTGTGGGTTCTGCACCCGAACCGCGGACCTTGCCGCGCCGTGCCCGCAAACCACTTTATGTAGGGCAGAAACCAGCGCCGGCGGAGCGGAAACCGTTGCCCTGGTACGTCCGTTTGCTCGATCCTCGCATTTATCTGAAGCTGGCGATTTCGCTGGTTGCGCTATCGGCTGTAGGTTTGATGCTGGTAGTAGGTGGTCAGCACTTGAACCAGCAGTGGGAAGCGAAACCGGAACCGGCCCTGGGCCTTGTTCGTCCCGGCCAGGCAACGGGCGAGGCCCTGAGTCTCGATAACCTCGAGGACACTCTGATCGGCTTATACCTGCGAATGCAGCAGTCATCGCTGACAGCGGCACCGGGTGCCAGCGATGCACCCGTTCCGTTTTTTATTGATTCGGGCGAGACGGCCACCAGTGTCGCCGACCGGCTGGCGGAGATGGGGCTGATTAGCGATGCTGATCTATTCCGGCTGTACATGCGCTACAACGGCATCGACCAGAAACTGGAAGCAGGTGACTTCGTGCTTGCGCCCAATATGACCATGCCTGAAATTGCTCAATCGTTGCAGCGGGCCCTTGTTCAGGAGGTGGTTGTCACGGTGCCGGAAGGTTGGCGGGCCGAACAGGTTGCCGATATGCTTGCCGAAGAAGGAATCATGGATGCCGACGGTTTTATGGCGGCAGTTCGCGCCGGTGATCCAATGGCACTCGGATTGGGCGAGTATGATTTTTTGGCCGATCGGCCACTGAGCGCCAGCCTGGAGGGCTATCTATTTCCCGACACTTACCGGGTTCCTGCTAAGTCTGATCCGGCGGATCTCCTTGGCGTCATGTTGGACAATTTCGACGCCAAGATCTCATCTGAGATGCGAGCCGCAGCCGTTGCCTCTGGCCTGAGTCTCTATCAGGCTCTGATATTGGCGTCCATTGTCGAACGAGAGGCGGTTCAGGCGGATGAACGGCCCCTTATTGCCAGCGTTTATCGGAATCGGCTGTCAGGTGCCTGCGACGAAGAGGTGGGCGGCCTCTATTTGCAGGCGGATCCCACCGTGCAATATGCCCGCGGTCGTCCTGGGGATTGGTGGTGGAAGCCCCAATCTATAGAGGATTACCAGCACGTTCAGGATCCCTACAACACCTACCTATATCCGGGTCTGCCTCCAGGTCCCATTGCCACTCCCGGTTTATCAGCCCTGGAATCGACGATTCGACCTGCTGAAACGCAGTATTGTTTTTTTGTCGCCACCGGCGACGAGGGCCGTCATGTGTTTGCCCGAACCCTGGCCGAACATGAGGCAAACGTGGCAGCCTACCAGTCACAGTAA
- a CDS encoding ABC transporter substrate-binding protein, which yields MIAPFEELYRDDGYRALHAAKLAINRRNASGGIAGHSVALLALNDNGRAEEATLQARKLAVDRDVLGVIGPIQLHTAVAAGSELGAHGLPWIVPVSIETKDLGNGFGLAAGPEELGERAVTFLVEKGVDDRIVIFSDQPTAFAGARRAAAMSGIDLLEMPLDVEAPAPAGQGYVWLNGAEDGARLAEQISSDILANSPLIGSQGIGSSVFPARADSAAAGTWWMSSGPGRGQLDPAFIKAYRELAGMDPGPQEALIYDAANLYLDAIERTVEQRDSLTRESVREAILALGQQGWQGVSGQVSWQACDCGSDVPCWRWQDAPLNLFPVESGIAVED from the coding sequence TTGATTGCACCTTTCGAAGAGTTGTACCGGGATGATGGTTACCGCGCTCTCCATGCCGCAAAACTGGCTATTAACCGGCGAAACGCATCGGGCGGTATCGCCGGACATTCGGTAGCCCTGCTGGCGCTAAACGACAACGGCCGCGCCGAAGAAGCTACCCTGCAGGCTCGGAAACTGGCTGTCGATCGGGATGTCCTGGGCGTGATCGGCCCAATCCAGTTGCATACGGCCGTTGCAGCTGGCTCCGAGTTGGGCGCCCATGGATTGCCCTGGATTGTGCCTGTTTCAATCGAGACAAAGGATTTGGGGAATGGCTTTGGCCTGGCCGCCGGGCCGGAGGAACTGGGCGAAAGAGCCGTTACCTTTCTGGTCGAAAAGGGAGTCGACGACAGGATCGTCATCTTTAGTGACCAGCCAACTGCATTCGCTGGTGCCCGCAGGGCCGCTGCCATGTCCGGGATTGATCTTCTGGAGATGCCGTTAGATGTGGAGGCCCCTGCACCGGCCGGGCAGGGATATGTGTGGCTCAACGGGGCCGAGGATGGCGCCAGACTCGCAGAGCAAATCAGTTCTGACATCCTGGCAAATTCTCCCCTGATTGGCAGCCAGGGGATTGGTTCATCGGTGTTCCCGGCTCGCGCAGACTCCGCAGCCGCCGGTACCTGGTGGATGAGTTCCGGCCCCGGGCGAGGACAGTTAGATCCAGCTTTTATTAAGGCGTACCGGGAGTTGGCAGGCATGGACCCCGGTCCACAGGAAGCACTGATCTACGATGCGGCAAACTTGTATCTCGATGCGATCGAGCGGACCGTGGAGCAGAGGGACTCGCTGACGCGCGAGTCTGTGCGGGAAGCGATTCTGGCTTTGGGACAGCAGGGCTGGCAGGGGGTTTCAGGCCAGGTAAGCTGGCAGGCCTGCGACTGCGGTTCTGACGTGCCATGCTGGCGATGGCAGGACGCTCCTTTGAATCTTTTTCCCGTAGAATCGGGCATTGCCGTGGAGGATTAG